The Sporomusa termitida genome has a window encoding:
- the dmpI gene encoding 4-oxalocrotonate tautomerase DmpI has protein sequence MPVITIETGKLEKEQKVLLVERFTKTASEILKIPEQSFIVQLKENESDNIGVGGKLLTQVIAERNSK, from the coding sequence ATGCCGGTTATTACTATTGAGACAGGAAAGCTGGAAAAAGAACAGAAGGTGCTGCTGGTTGAGCGGTTTACTAAAACTGCGAGCGAAATACTGAAGATTCCGGAACAGTCTTTCATTGTCCAGCTTAAAGAGAATGAGAGTGACAACATCGGCGTTGGCGGTAAACTGTTAACTCAGGTGATTGCGGAGCGAAATAGCAAATAA
- a CDS encoding helix-turn-helix transcriptional regulator, whose amino-acid sequence MMDWIERMNGAMSYIEDNLTAEIDFKTAAATACCSVYHFQRMFSFITEIPLSEYIRRRRLTLAAADLQNTDIKIINLALRYGYPSPALFKKCTVLRPRRRGRQEFG is encoded by the coding sequence ATGATGGACTGGATCGAAAGAATGAATGGGGCGATGAGTTATATTGAGGACAATTTAACGGCAGAAATTGATTTTAAAACCGCAGCGGCAACAGCCTGCTGCTCGGTATATCACTTTCAGCGGATGTTTTCTTTTATTACCGAGATTCCTTTATCGGAGTACATACGACGGAGAAGGCTGACCTTGGCCGCAGCCGATCTGCAAAATACTGATATTAAAATCATTAATTTAGCCCTCAGGTATGGTTATCCTTCACCCGCGCTTTTCAAAAAATGCACGGTGTTACGCCCTCGGCGGCGCGGGCGACAGGAGTTCGGTTAA
- a CDS encoding GyrI-like domain-containing protein, with protein sequence MNYKIVKKDGFAVVGKSMRVSTVNQDQLKTIPRFWAEACRAGTVGKLTDIAANGADGQTNRKLLGICTDFNDNNEFSYVIAVESTAKEEYAGFEVFPIPPADWGVFEATGPMPGAIQELFKRIYTEFFPAGGYERAEGPDLEIYYEGDIASPDYRSEIWIPVVKQAMAGAKG encoded by the coding sequence ATGAATTACAAAATCGTTAAGAAGGACGGGTTTGCGGTTGTTGGCAAATCGATGCGGGTATCTACGGTTAATCAAGACCAATTAAAAACAATTCCCCGGTTTTGGGCTGAAGCTTGCCGGGCTGGAACTGTCGGCAAACTTACTGATATTGCGGCGAACGGTGCGGATGGCCAAACTAACCGAAAGCTGCTGGGGATTTGCACAGATTTTAATGACAATAACGAGTTTTCTTATGTTATTGCCGTCGAAAGTACGGCTAAAGAGGAATATGCAGGGTTTGAGGTTTTTCCTATTCCCCCTGCGGACTGGGGCGTATTTGAGGCAACCGGCCCAATGCCGGGGGCCATCCAGGAGCTGTTTAAACGCATATATACCGAGTTTTTTCCGGCTGGCGGCTATGAAAGGGCTGAGGGGCCTGACCTGGAAATCTACTATGAGGGTGATATTGCCAGTCCGGACTACCGTTCTGAGATCTGGATACCGGTGGTTAAACAGGCTATGGCTGGTGCCAAAGGATAG
- a CDS encoding flavodoxin family protein, producing MMKIIGLAGSPRKNGNTDVLVQKALAGARAQGSETELFHLNELAARGCQACYGCKKAGKCVINDDLTNVFTAIETADGIVLGSPIYFGRFTAQTATFMDRLYGYIKPDSTSSLGAGKKFGLVFTQGQPDAGLYTGTTEATARVLARVGFEAGPGTLVGSGLREPGIARENEQFLQAAFAIGQELAGR from the coding sequence ATGATGAAAATTATTGGCTTGGCCGGCAGCCCGCGAAAAAATGGCAATACCGACGTACTGGTGCAAAAGGCTTTGGCCGGAGCCCGGGCCCAGGGCAGTGAAACAGAGCTGTTTCATTTAAATGAGCTTGCGGCCCGGGGCTGTCAGGCCTGCTACGGCTGTAAGAAAGCCGGCAAATGTGTCATAAATGATGATTTGACCAACGTATTCACAGCCATTGAGACTGCTGACGGTATTGTACTGGGGTCGCCCATTTATTTTGGGCGGTTTACAGCGCAAACAGCCACTTTTATGGACCGGTTGTACGGCTACATTAAACCTGATTCCACCAGCAGTCTTGGTGCCGGAAAAAAGTTTGGACTGGTATTCACCCAGGGGCAGCCAGACGCCGGCTTATACACCGGCACGACGGAAGCAACCGCCCGGGTCCTGGCCCGCGTTGGTTTTGAAGCTGGCCCCGGAACCCTGGTGGGAAGCGGCTTACGGGAACCTGGCATAGCCCGGGAAAATGAACAGTTTCTCCAAGCCGCTTTTGCTATAGGTCAAGAACTAGCCGGACGGTAG
- a CDS encoding nitroreductase family protein: MSETLKAIVQRRSIRTFKPEQITDDELQTILEAGQFAPSARNEQSWHFTVVQKQDLLSKINNALQTVFLNSGNPGLIERAKAENFSPFYHAPTLIIVSGDEKAIAPQADGSLALGNLFLAAHVLGIGSCWIHSLRLLFDTEAGRALNQELGIPAGYTIIGSGAFGYNAGAAPAAPPRREGTVTIIK, encoded by the coding sequence ATGAGTGAAACCTTAAAGGCCATCGTACAGCGCAGGAGTATCAGGACTTTTAAACCCGAACAAATAACCGATGACGAATTGCAGACTATCCTGGAGGCGGGCCAATTTGCCCCCAGTGCCAGAAATGAGCAGTCCTGGCATTTTACAGTCGTGCAAAAACAGGATTTATTGAGTAAAATCAATAATGCGCTGCAGACTGTTTTTTTGAATTCAGGCAATCCCGGGTTAATAGAACGGGCCAAAGCGGAAAACTTCAGCCCCTTCTATCATGCCCCGACATTAATTATTGTCTCTGGTGATGAAAAAGCCATTGCCCCCCAGGCAGACGGCAGTCTGGCGTTAGGCAACCTGTTTCTGGCAGCCCACGTTTTAGGTATAGGCTCTTGCTGGATTCATTCCCTGCGCCTGCTGTTTGATACAGAAGCAGGTCGGGCACTGAATCAGGAGTTAGGCATTCCCGCCGGCTACACAATCATCGGCTCAGGAGCCTTCGGCTATAATGCGGGCGCAGCACCGGCCGCGCCGCCGCGCCGGGAAGGTACGGTAACGATAATCAAATAA
- a CDS encoding iron-sulfur cluster assembly scaffold protein, whose amino-acid sequence MYNDTVLDHFSNPRNIGEIADADGIGTVGNPIDGDLITLYIKIDGNILADVKVKTFGCAAAIAASSMVTVMACGKTVQEALTITNEAVAAALDGLPPQKIRCSNIAADALHNAIADYCAKAGGQGGEPDDTCQRADK is encoded by the coding sequence ATGTACAATGACACCGTACTTGATCATTTCTCAAATCCGAGGAATATCGGTGAAATCGCCGATGCTGACGGGATTGGTACTGTGGGCAACCCAATAGACGGTGATCTTATAACGCTTTATATAAAAATAGACGGCAACATCCTGGCTGATGTCAAAGTCAAAACCTTTGGCTGTGCCGCGGCGATCGCGGCCAGCAGTATGGTTACGGTTATGGCTTGTGGCAAGACGGTGCAAGAGGCCCTGACGATAACCAACGAAGCCGTAGCTGCAGCCCTGGACGGGCTGCCACCCCAAAAAATAAGGTGTTCCAATATTGCTGCCGATGCGCTTCACAATGCGATTGCCGATTATTGTGCCAAAGCCGGCGGACAGGGAGGTGAGCCGGATGATACTTGCCAGAGAGCAGATAAATAG
- a CDS encoding ThiF family adenylyltransferase, with amino-acid sequence MILAREQINRYLRHIIMPEISGPGQKKLLEAAVFVCGESIEAAAPAIYYLAAAGIGRINCRLETATGFDRLAADIRDLNSDVALALADGADSQFRIFLGSPAFIVRQRATIAQDFLPAVIALHKGWQGGIQVCKELAAAETLLAALAAGQQPAGTGASRLLPNRVFSRCLSGALGVMEIVKLILAIGETTASLLCFDLLSMEFRKSSGQDLDQLAAELGAVKPEDCRETRLEHGKVLIVGTGGLGSPAAYALAAAGVGTIGLVDYDVVEISNLNRQILHAASRIGMPKVESAAVFLKQLNPQLTVNVYNTSLTKANVYDILAGYDVVIVAVDNFPARFLLNDACFFAGKPMIDAGVLRFAGSSMTVVTPAGPCYRCTLPAIPSAGSVPSCSETGVLGALPGIMGFIQSAEAAKLLSGQGQLLRGRVVYLDGLFSRFLTLRLHKADNCALCGPKPTIHELQEYEFVCADAAEQTAP; translated from the coding sequence ATGATACTTGCCAGAGAGCAGATAAATAGGTATTTACGGCATATTATTATGCCGGAGATTAGCGGTCCGGGGCAGAAAAAACTGTTGGAGGCGGCGGTATTTGTCTGTGGGGAAAGTATAGAAGCCGCAGCCCCGGCCATATACTACCTGGCGGCGGCCGGTATAGGCCGCATAAACTGCCGGTTGGAAACGGCAACCGGGTTTGACCGGCTTGCGGCCGATATCCGGGATTTAAACAGTGATGTGGCGCTGGCGTTGGCGGACGGAGCGGATAGCCAATTCCGGATTTTTTTAGGCAGTCCGGCATTTATTGTCAGGCAGAGAGCAACTATAGCCCAGGATTTTTTGCCAGCCGTAATAGCCCTCCACAAGGGCTGGCAAGGGGGCATTCAGGTATGTAAGGAACTGGCAGCAGCAGAAACTTTGCTGGCGGCCTTAGCGGCCGGGCAGCAACCGGCTGGCACCGGTGCCAGCCGGTTGCTGCCGAATAGGGTATTTTCCCGTTGCCTTTCAGGCGCATTAGGCGTTATGGAAATCGTCAAGCTAATCCTGGCTATTGGCGAAACAACAGCTAGCCTGCTCTGTTTTGACCTGCTGTCCATGGAATTTAGAAAATCCAGTGGCCAGGATCTTGACCAGCTGGCCGCCGAACTGGGTGCGGTAAAACCCGAAGACTGCCGGGAAACCAGACTGGAGCACGGCAAGGTGCTGATTGTCGGTACCGGCGGGCTGGGTTCGCCGGCCGCCTACGCTCTGGCCGCCGCAGGTGTCGGCACCATCGGCCTGGTGGATTATGACGTTGTGGAGATCAGCAACCTTAACCGCCAGATATTGCATGCCGCTTCCCGGATTGGCATGCCGAAAGTGGAATCAGCGGCAGTTTTTCTGAAACAGTTAAATCCGCAGCTTACAGTTAATGTTTACAATACCAGCCTGACCAAGGCAAACGTTTATGATATTCTTGCCGGTTATGATGTTGTCATTGTCGCCGTCGACAATTTCCCGGCCAGGTTTTTACTTAACGATGCCTGCTTTTTTGCCGGCAAACCGATGATTGATGCCGGCGTGCTCAGATTTGCCGGTAGTTCTATGACCGTTGTCACGCCCGCAGGACCCTGTTATCGCTGCACACTGCCGGCGATTCCCTCTGCCGGCAGTGTACCATCCTGTTCTGAGACCGGGGTACTGGGAGCCTTGCCTGGGATTATGGGCTTCATCCAGTCTGCAGAAGCGGCAAAATTATTATCCGGCCAGGGCCAGCTGTTACGAGGCAGGGTTGTTTACCTGGACGGATTATTCAGCCGTTTTCTAACCCTCCGGTTGCACAAAGCCGACAACTGCGCCCTGTGCGGGCCTAAGCCGACGATTCATGAACTGCAGGAGTATGAGTTTGTGTGTGCCGATGCGGCTGAGCAGACGGCCCCATGA